In Mycolicibacterium phocaicum, one DNA window encodes the following:
- a CDS encoding restriction endonuclease produces the protein MKLLGAAGLISGGAAYLHGWTWEPALATAVGVPLLLAAIPHVVTGMRTPSRHEDPVHDMSGTEFEDYVARIARSCGVPVIMTELSGDWGVDLIVGTRPNRLAIQCKRLSRPVGPGAVQEVVAGAPMQDCAHTMVVTNNDFTPAARKLAELHDCTLVSGTELTRLRGLIRQQVLERR, from the coding sequence ATGAAACTCTTGGGCGCGGCCGGCCTGATATCGGGCGGCGCAGCGTATCTGCACGGCTGGACGTGGGAACCGGCGCTGGCCACAGCCGTCGGCGTGCCACTGCTGCTCGCCGCCATTCCGCACGTCGTCACCGGAATGCGCACTCCGAGCCGCCACGAGGATCCCGTGCACGACATGTCGGGCACCGAGTTCGAGGATTACGTCGCCCGGATCGCCCGGTCCTGTGGCGTCCCCGTCATCATGACCGAGCTGTCCGGCGACTGGGGCGTCGACCTGATCGTCGGTACGCGGCCCAATCGCCTTGCCATCCAATGCAAAAGGCTGTCGCGGCCCGTCGGCCCCGGCGCCGTCCAAGAGGTGGTCGCCGGCGCGCCAATGCAGGACTGCGCGCACACCATGGTGGTCACCAACAACGACTTCACGCCCGCCGCACGGAAATTGGCCGAGTTGCACGACTGCACCCTGGTCAGCGGCACCGAGCTGACACGGCTGCGCGGCTTGATCCGCCAGCAGGTCCTAGAGCGCCGCTAG
- a CDS encoding SDR family oxidoreductase → MKIEGAVAVVTGAGSGIGRSIATALAAAGASVVAGDIDAAAAAETAAGYGGVGIGADASSVDGIATLLDAAREAYGPVDIYVANAGITGEPGLGDDEAAWDRIIDINLRAHIRAAKAVVPEWVERGAGHFVAVASAAGLLTQLGAAGYSVTKHAAVGFAEWLTITYGDQGIGVSCVCPMGVDTPLLRGMTDSPDAAIRVAGNAVTHAGNVVGPDHVATLVVKAIEDGTFLVLPHPEVLEMYRHKGADYDRWLAGMRRYQRTLNQ, encoded by the coding sequence GTGAAGATCGAAGGTGCGGTGGCTGTCGTCACCGGAGCGGGCTCGGGCATCGGCAGGTCCATCGCGACGGCGCTGGCCGCCGCGGGTGCGTCGGTCGTGGCCGGCGACATCGATGCCGCAGCCGCCGCCGAGACGGCCGCGGGCTACGGCGGTGTCGGTATCGGCGCCGACGCGTCGTCGGTCGACGGCATCGCGACGCTGCTCGATGCCGCCCGCGAGGCGTACGGACCCGTCGACATCTACGTCGCCAACGCCGGCATCACCGGCGAACCGGGACTCGGCGACGACGAAGCTGCCTGGGACCGCATCATCGACATCAACCTGCGTGCACACATCCGGGCCGCCAAAGCTGTTGTGCCCGAATGGGTTGAGCGGGGTGCCGGACATTTCGTCGCCGTGGCGTCGGCGGCCGGACTGCTCACCCAACTCGGCGCCGCCGGATACAGCGTCACCAAGCACGCCGCCGTCGGCTTCGCCGAGTGGCTGACCATCACCTATGGCGACCAGGGCATCGGTGTCAGCTGCGTCTGCCCGATGGGCGTCGACACGCCCCTGCTGCGCGGCATGACCGACTCTCCCGATGCCGCGATCCGGGTGGCCGGCAATGCCGTGACCCACGCGGGGAACGTCGTCGGGCCTGATCACGTCGCCACCCTCGTGGTCAAGGCCATCGAGGACGGCACGTTCCTGGTGCTGCCGCATCCCGAAGTACTGGAGATGTACCGGCACAAGGGCGCCGACTACGACCGCTGGCTCGCCGGCATGCGGCGGTATCAGCGCACGCTGAACCAGTGA
- the lat gene encoding L-lysine 6-transaminase has product MTAVLTSGDGLSAGRARDVRDVLGRSILTDGLDLVLDLDRSGGSYLVDARDGTRYLDMFTFFASSALGMNHPALTDAAFRAELAQAAVNKPSNSDVYSVPMARFVQTFARVLGDPALPHLFFVDGGALAVENALKVAFDWKSRLNESRGIDAALGTRVLHLRGAFHGRSGYTMSLTNTDPNKVARFPKFDWPRIDAPVVTPGVDIVALEQESLRQARAAFEAYPHDIACFIAEPIQGEGGDRHMRPEFFAAMRDLCLEFDALLIFDEVQTGVGMTGTAWAYQQLGVTPDVVAFGKKAQVCGVMAGGRVDDVADNVFRVSSRINSTWGGNLTDMVRARRILEVIEADGLIDNAVRMGWYLVGQLRCLANEFPSLVLNPRGRGLMCAFSMPSAAQRDEVIGRLWQHHVILLASGTDSVRFRPALTVSRTEIDEAVQAVRDVLAAL; this is encoded by the coding sequence ATGACCGCTGTTCTGACTTCTGGTGACGGGTTGTCGGCGGGCCGTGCCCGCGACGTCCGCGACGTGCTGGGGCGCAGCATCCTGACCGACGGTCTGGACCTCGTGCTCGATCTGGACCGGTCGGGTGGTTCATATCTCGTCGACGCGCGTGACGGCACCCGGTACCTCGACATGTTCACGTTCTTCGCGTCGTCGGCGCTGGGGATGAACCATCCAGCTTTGACCGACGCGGCCTTCCGCGCCGAACTGGCGCAGGCTGCGGTGAACAAGCCGAGCAACTCCGACGTCTACAGCGTGCCGATGGCGCGCTTCGTGCAGACGTTCGCGCGGGTGCTGGGTGACCCGGCGCTGCCGCATCTGTTCTTTGTCGACGGCGGGGCGCTCGCGGTGGAGAACGCGTTGAAGGTCGCCTTCGATTGGAAGAGCCGACTCAATGAATCACGCGGTATCGACGCGGCGCTGGGCACCCGGGTGCTGCACCTGCGCGGCGCCTTCCACGGCCGCAGTGGCTACACGATGTCGCTGACCAACACCGACCCCAACAAGGTGGCCCGATTCCCCAAGTTCGACTGGCCGCGCATCGACGCCCCGGTGGTGACGCCGGGCGTGGACATCGTTGCGCTGGAACAGGAATCGCTGCGTCAGGCCAGGGCGGCCTTCGAGGCGTACCCGCACGACATCGCGTGCTTCATCGCCGAGCCGATCCAGGGCGAGGGCGGTGACCGGCACATGCGCCCGGAGTTCTTCGCCGCGATGCGGGATTTGTGCCTCGAGTTCGACGCGCTGCTGATCTTCGACGAAGTGCAGACGGGCGTCGGCATGACCGGAACCGCTTGGGCCTACCAGCAACTGGGTGTCACGCCCGACGTGGTGGCCTTCGGCAAGAAGGCCCAGGTGTGTGGCGTGATGGCCGGTGGCCGCGTCGACGACGTCGCCGACAACGTCTTCCGCGTCAGCTCGCGAATCAACTCCACCTGGGGTGGCAACCTCACCGACATGGTGCGGGCCCGGCGCATCCTCGAGGTCATCGAAGCCGACGGCCTCATCGACAATGCCGTACGGATGGGCTGGTACCTGGTGGGCCAGCTGCGTTGCCTGGCAAACGAATTCCCGTCGCTGGTACTCAACCCGCGCGGGCGTGGGTTGATGTGTGCGTTCAGCATGCCGTCGGCCGCGCAGCGTGACGAGGTGATCGGGCGGCTGTGGCAGCACCACGTCATCTTGCTGGCCAGCGGCACCGACTCCGTGCGGTTCCGGCCGGCGCTGACCGTATCGCGGACCGAGATCGACGAAGCCGTCCAGGCGGTGCGGGACGTCCTAGCGGCGCTCTAG
- a CDS encoding ATP-dependent helicase has translation MARFSDLTREWFAAAFSTPTPAQAQAWQAIADGHNTLVIAPTGSGKTLAAFLWAIDQLAQEPANTNGAKGTKVLYVSPLKALAVDVERNLSTPLTGITRVAERVGAPAPEITVGVRSGDTSPAQRRQLIATPPDILITTPESLFLMLTSAARETLATVRTVIVDEVHAVAATKRGAHLALSLERLDELLDKPAQRIGLSATVKPPEEVARFLSGAAPTSIVKPPAAKTFDLSVEVPVPDMANLDGGTIWPDVEERIVDLIESHNSSLVFANSRRLAERLTARLNEIHAARSGIELPNERNSQVGGGAPANLMGSGQTFGAPSLLAKAHHGSVSKEARAQVEEDLKSGRLKAVVATSSLELGIDMGAVDLVIQVEAPPSVASGLQRIGRAGHQVGEISEGVLLPKHRTDLIDCAVTVQRMRAGEIETLQVPTNPLDVLAQHTVAAAALEPLDADRWFDAVRRSAPFAALPRSAFEATLDLLAGKYPSTEFAELRPRLVYDRDNGTLTARPGAQRLAVTSGGAIPDRGMFTVYLATGDEKPSRVGELDEEMVYESRPGDVISLGATSWRITEITHDRVLVLPAPGQPARLPFWRGDAVGRPAELGAAIGAFTGKLAGLPRAEFDEYCSTMGFNDYATDNLWQLLDEQRQATGTVPTDTTFVVERFRDELGDWRIVLHSPYGLRVHGPLALAVGRRIMERYGIDEKPTASDDGIVLRLPDTGENPPGADIFVFEADEIEPIVTAEVGGSALFASRFRECAARALLLPRRHPGKRSPLWHQRQRAAQLLDIARKYPDFPIVLETVRECLQDVYDVPMLIELMRRVAQRRIRVLDVQTATPSPFAASLLFGYVGAFMYEGDSPLAERRAAALSLDATLLAELLGRVELRELLDPDVVASTIRQLQHLTEDRAARDAEGIADLLRLLGPLSTEELRQRCTASDVEAWCATLQAAKRAVSVTFAGQSWWAAVEDMGLLRDGLGVAVPVGVPASFTAAVSDPLGELLGRYARTNGPFTTTQAASRFGLGHRVTADALSRMVLDGKLIRGEFTDLPDSVDQQWCDATVLKILRRRSLAALRAQIEPVSTAAYARFLPAWQQFGDARGIDGLASVIEQLAGVPIPASAVEPLVFGQRVSDYQPAMLDELLASGEVMWSGAGQIGSNDGWVVFHRADTAPLSLAPGTEIEFTDTHRELLDTLGSGGAYFFRQLAAEDGTDTKQALWELIWAGWVTGDTFAPVRALLGNAGRKPGGAHRQRQQRPPRLSRYSVARPQTRTVDPTVAGRWSALPPAEPESTTRAHFQAELLLNRYGVVTRGAADGLPGGFATLYKVLTAFEEAGRCQRGYFIESLGGAQFAVASTVDRLRNYLDNVDQSSPDYTAIVLAATDPGNPYGVALPWPEVAGHRPGRKAGALVALVDGELVWFLERGGKSLLSFDATPEQQRAAAGALADLVSAGRLQSLLIEKVNGQPVLAPTPDAEQAQVHAALADAGFSRTPRGLRLR, from the coding sequence ATGGCCCGGTTCAGTGACCTGACCCGGGAGTGGTTCGCGGCTGCCTTCAGCACGCCCACCCCGGCCCAGGCGCAGGCCTGGCAGGCCATCGCCGACGGGCACAACACGCTGGTCATCGCGCCCACCGGGTCGGGCAAGACACTCGCGGCGTTCCTCTGGGCCATCGATCAGCTGGCTCAGGAGCCCGCCAACACCAACGGCGCCAAGGGCACAAAAGTCCTCTACGTCTCGCCGCTGAAGGCCCTCGCGGTCGACGTCGAGCGCAACCTGTCGACGCCACTCACCGGCATCACGCGGGTGGCGGAGCGCGTCGGGGCACCGGCACCCGAGATCACCGTCGGCGTGCGGTCGGGTGACACGTCCCCGGCGCAGCGCCGCCAACTGATCGCGACACCGCCGGACATCCTGATCACCACTCCCGAGTCGCTGTTCCTCATGCTGACGTCGGCGGCCCGCGAGACACTGGCGACGGTACGCACCGTCATCGTCGACGAGGTGCACGCCGTCGCGGCCACCAAACGTGGCGCACACCTGGCCCTCTCGCTGGAACGTCTCGACGAGCTGCTCGACAAGCCGGCCCAGCGGATCGGCCTGTCCGCGACCGTCAAGCCGCCCGAGGAAGTCGCCCGTTTCCTATCGGGGGCCGCGCCCACCAGCATCGTCAAACCACCGGCCGCCAAGACCTTCGACCTGAGCGTCGAGGTGCCGGTGCCGGACATGGCCAACCTCGACGGCGGCACCATCTGGCCCGATGTCGAGGAACGCATCGTCGACCTGATCGAGTCGCACAATTCGTCGCTGGTTTTCGCCAACTCCCGGCGGCTGGCCGAACGGCTCACCGCACGGCTCAACGAGATTCACGCCGCCCGCTCGGGCATCGAGTTGCCCAATGAACGCAACTCGCAGGTCGGCGGGGGCGCGCCGGCCAACCTCATGGGCAGCGGGCAGACGTTCGGCGCGCCGAGCCTGCTGGCCAAGGCCCACCATGGTTCGGTCAGCAAGGAGGCCCGGGCGCAGGTCGAAGAGGATCTCAAGAGCGGCCGGCTCAAAGCCGTCGTCGCCACCTCGAGCTTGGAGCTCGGTATCGACATGGGCGCCGTCGATCTGGTCATCCAGGTGGAGGCGCCGCCCTCGGTGGCCAGTGGTCTGCAGCGCATCGGCCGCGCCGGCCACCAGGTCGGTGAGATCTCCGAGGGCGTGCTGCTGCCCAAGCACCGCACCGACCTGATCGACTGCGCCGTCACCGTGCAGCGGATGCGCGCCGGCGAGATCGAGACGCTGCAGGTACCCACCAATCCACTCGACGTGCTGGCCCAGCACACGGTCGCGGCGGCGGCTCTCGAACCGCTCGACGCCGACCGCTGGTTCGACGCGGTCCGCCGCAGCGCACCGTTCGCCGCCTTGCCGCGCAGCGCATTCGAAGCGACGCTCGACCTGCTGGCCGGCAAGTACCCGTCGACCGAGTTCGCCGAGCTGCGGCCGCGTCTGGTCTACGACCGCGACAACGGCACCCTGACCGCCCGGCCCGGCGCGCAGCGGCTGGCCGTCACCTCCGGCGGCGCGATCCCGGACCGCGGCATGTTCACCGTCTACCTGGCCACCGGCGATGAAAAGCCCTCGCGGGTGGGCGAACTCGATGAGGAGATGGTCTACGAGTCGCGGCCCGGTGACGTCATCTCCCTCGGCGCTACCAGCTGGCGCATCACCGAGATCACCCACGACCGGGTGCTGGTGCTGCCCGCGCCCGGCCAGCCCGCGCGGTTGCCGTTCTGGCGCGGTGACGCCGTCGGCCGGCCCGCCGAGCTGGGCGCCGCGATCGGCGCCTTCACCGGAAAGCTCGCTGGACTGCCGCGCGCCGAATTCGACGAGTACTGCAGCACAATGGGGTTCAACGACTACGCCACCGACAACCTGTGGCAGCTGCTCGACGAGCAGCGGCAGGCCACCGGCACCGTGCCCACCGACACCACCTTCGTGGTGGAACGGTTCCGCGACGAGCTCGGTGACTGGCGGATCGTCCTGCACTCCCCCTACGGGCTGCGGGTCCACGGTCCGCTGGCACTGGCCGTCGGTCGGAGGATCATGGAGCGGTACGGCATCGACGAGAAGCCCACCGCATCCGACGACGGCATCGTGCTCCGGCTGCCCGACACCGGGGAAAATCCGCCCGGCGCGGACATTTTCGTCTTCGAAGCCGATGAGATCGAGCCCATCGTCACCGCCGAGGTCGGCGGGTCCGCACTCTTCGCCTCCCGCTTCCGCGAGTGTGCGGCGCGGGCGCTGCTGCTACCGCGGCGCCATCCCGGCAAGCGGTCGCCGCTGTGGCATCAGCGGCAGCGCGCCGCCCAATTGCTGGACATCGCCCGCAAGTACCCGGATTTCCCGATCGTGCTGGAGACGGTGCGCGAGTGCCTGCAGGACGTCTACGACGTCCCGATGCTCATCGAGTTGATGCGCCGCGTCGCGCAACGACGGATCCGGGTGCTCGACGTGCAGACCGCCACGCCATCACCGTTCGCCGCCTCGCTGCTGTTCGGCTACGTCGGTGCATTCATGTACGAGGGCGACAGTCCACTCGCCGAACGGCGGGCTGCCGCACTGTCATTGGACGCCACCCTGCTGGCCGAGCTCCTGGGCCGCGTCGAACTGCGCGAACTGCTCGATCCCGATGTCGTGGCGTCGACCATCCGTCAGTTGCAGCATCTGACCGAAGACCGGGCCGCCCGCGACGCCGAGGGCATCGCCGACCTCCTGCGACTGCTCGGTCCGCTCAGTACCGAGGAACTCCGGCAGCGTTGCACCGCAAGCGATGTCGAGGCCTGGTGCGCCACGCTACAGGCCGCCAAGCGCGCCGTCTCGGTGACCTTCGCCGGCCAGAGCTGGTGGGCCGCGGTCGAAGACATGGGTCTGCTGCGCGACGGGCTCGGCGTTGCGGTGCCGGTCGGCGTGCCGGCCAGTTTCACCGCCGCGGTGTCCGACCCGCTGGGTGAATTGCTCGGCCGCTACGCCAGGACCAACGGGCCGTTCACGACGACCCAGGCCGCTAGCCGGTTCGGCCTGGGCCACCGCGTGACTGCAGATGCCCTCAGCCGGATGGTGTTGGACGGCAAGCTCATCCGCGGTGAATTCACTGATCTTCCGGACAGCGTCGACCAACAGTGGTGTGACGCCACGGTTCTGAAGATTCTGCGGCGCCGTTCGCTGGCCGCGCTGCGGGCCCAGATCGAACCGGTGAGCACCGCCGCATACGCCCGGTTCCTGCCGGCCTGGCAGCAATTCGGCGACGCCCGCGGCATCGACGGCCTGGCCTCGGTCATCGAACAGCTTGCCGGCGTGCCGATTCCGGCGTCGGCGGTCGAGCCGCTCGTGTTCGGCCAGCGGGTCTCGGACTACCAGCCGGCGATGCTTGACGAACTCCTGGCCTCCGGTGAGGTCATGTGGTCTGGCGCCGGTCAGATCGGTAGCAACGACGGCTGGGTCGTGTTCCACCGTGCCGACACCGCGCCGCTTTCGCTGGCGCCGGGCACCGAGATCGAGTTCACCGACACGCATCGCGAGCTGCTCGACACACTCGGCAGCGGTGGGGCGTACTTCTTCCGGCAGCTGGCGGCCGAAGACGGCACCGACACGAAACAGGCTCTGTGGGAACTGATCTGGGCCGGCTGGGTCACCGGCGACACCTTCGCCCCGGTGCGGGCGCTGCTCGGCAACGCGGGACGCAAACCAGGAGGTGCGCACCGGCAACGGCAGCAGCGCCCGCCCCGGCTCAGCCGCTACAGCGTCGCCCGGCCGCAGACCCGCACCGTCGACCCGACGGTCGCCGGCCGGTGGTCGGCCCTGCCACCCGCCGAGCCGGAATCCACGACGCGGGCGCACTTTCAGGCCGAGCTGCTGCTGAACCGCTACGGCGTCGTCACCCGCGGCGCGGCCGACGGCCTGCCCGGCGGGTTCGCCACGCTGTACAAGGTGTTGACGGCTTTCGAGGAAGCCGGCCGCTGCCAGCGCGGGTATTTCATCGAATCGCTTGGTGGTGCACAGTTCGCAGTGGCGTCAACGGTGGACCGGCTGCGCAACTACCTCGACAATGTCGACCAGAGCAGCCCCGACTACACCGCCATCGTGCTCGCCGCCACCGACCCCGGAAATCCCTACGGCGTCGCGCTCCCCTGGCCCGAGGTCGCGGGCCACCGGCCGGGCCGCAAGGCAGGCGCACTGGTGGCGTTGGTCGACGGCGAGTTGGTGTGGTTCCTGGAACGGGGCGGAAAGTCGTTGCTGTCGTTCGACGCCACGCCGGAACAACAACGCGCGGCGGCCGGTGCGCTGGCCGACCTGGTGAGCGCGGGGCGGCTGCAGTCGCTGTTGATCGAGAAGGTCAACGGGCAGCCGGTATTGGCACCCACCCCTGACGCCGAGCAGGCCCAGGTCCATGCTGCGCTGGCCGACGCCGGCTTCTCCCGGACACCGCGGGGGCTACGGCTGCGCTAG
- a CDS encoding SRPBCC family protein, translated as MDTLDITRTIDIAAPIQRVWDALTKAELIAQWFGDAAELEAIPGGTGFFGWNAHGKFRVVVESAEAPHTLVYRWAHRETDADPTPQNSTVVRFDLTEIDGGTRLDLRETGFENLADPQTAHAENSGGWTAELDDLVAYLQAAV; from the coding sequence ATGGACACTCTCGACATCACCCGCACCATCGACATCGCCGCGCCGATCCAGCGGGTCTGGGACGCCCTGACGAAAGCCGAGCTCATCGCGCAATGGTTCGGTGACGCGGCCGAACTCGAGGCGATCCCGGGTGGCACCGGCTTCTTCGGCTGGAATGCCCACGGCAAGTTCCGGGTCGTGGTCGAAAGCGCGGAGGCTCCGCACACGCTGGTCTATCGGTGGGCGCACCGTGAAACGGATGCCGACCCGACTCCGCAGAACTCGACTGTCGTGCGCTTCGACCTCACCGAGATCGACGGCGGCACCCGGCTCGACCTGCGCGAGACGGGCTTCGAGAACCTGGCCGATCCGCAGACCGCGCACGCCGAGAACAGTGGCGGCTGGACCGCGGAACTCGACGACCTGGTGGCGTACCTGCAGGCGGCGGTGTGA
- a CDS encoding Lrp/AsnC family transcriptional regulator produces MAEAEQLDDVDRILVRELMADGRATLAHLATAAGLSVSAVQSRVRRLESRGVITGYTARINPEAVGHMLSAFVAITPLDPSQPDDAPARLQPFPEIESCHSVAGEESYVLLVRVASARALEGLLQRIRTVANVRTRSTIILQTFYDDQVSLPE; encoded by the coding sequence ATGGCCGAAGCCGAGCAGCTTGACGATGTCGACCGAATCCTGGTGCGGGAGCTGATGGCCGACGGCCGCGCGACGCTGGCGCACCTCGCAACGGCGGCGGGACTGTCGGTGTCGGCGGTGCAGTCGCGGGTGCGCAGGCTCGAATCCCGCGGTGTGATCACGGGATACACGGCGCGGATCAACCCCGAGGCCGTCGGCCACATGCTGTCGGCGTTCGTCGCGATCACCCCACTCGATCCTTCCCAACCTGATGATGCCCCGGCGCGACTGCAACCCTTCCCGGAGATCGAGTCCTGCCATTCGGTGGCCGGCGAGGAGAGCTACGTCCTGCTGGTGCGGGTCGCCTCGGCGCGGGCGCTGGAGGGCCTGCTGCAGCGGATCCGCACGGTCGCCAACGTTCGCACGCGAAGCACCATCATCTTACAGACTTTTTACGATGATCAGGTGTCGCTACCGGAATAG
- the hglS gene encoding 2-oxoadipate dioxygenase/decarboxylase produces MTVQTWELRAAFAAALSRMYGTEVPAYTTLVDVSTAVNRDCATDGRLGSIDRVTAERHGAIRVGSPAELADVAALFAAFGMYPVGFYDLREAASPVPVVSTAFRPVETEELDRNPFRVFTSMLATEDARFFSPDLRARVQRFLGQRQLFDPALIVQARRIAADGCPAADADDFVRRCTAAFALSRMPIDKAWYAELSAVSAVAADIAGVSTTHINHLTPRVLDIDELYRRMTTRGITMIDAIQGPPRTDGPPVLLRQTSFRALAEPRTFRGPDGTVFDGSLRVRFGEVEARGVALTRAGRERYDVAMTDQEHWDRYFPATDTEMAAQGLAYYRGGDPTKPVVYEDFLPASAAGIFRSNLDQDAQPTAADDTGDYSLDWMAGAIGRHIHDPYDLYEKAAS; encoded by the coding sequence ATGACGGTTCAGACGTGGGAGCTGCGGGCCGCGTTCGCCGCCGCGCTGTCCCGCATGTACGGCACCGAGGTCCCGGCCTACACGACGCTCGTCGACGTCAGCACCGCAGTGAACCGGGACTGCGCGACCGACGGCCGGCTCGGTTCCATCGACCGGGTCACCGCGGAACGGCACGGCGCCATCAGAGTCGGCAGCCCCGCCGAACTCGCCGACGTCGCAGCTCTTTTCGCCGCTTTCGGCATGTACCCCGTCGGGTTCTACGATCTGCGCGAGGCCGCCTCACCGGTGCCGGTGGTCTCCACCGCCTTCCGACCCGTCGAGACAGAAGAGTTGGACCGCAACCCGTTTCGGGTGTTCACCTCGATGCTGGCGACCGAGGACGCCCGCTTCTTCTCCCCCGACCTGCGGGCCCGGGTGCAGCGGTTCCTCGGGCAGCGCCAACTGTTCGACCCGGCGCTGATCGTCCAGGCCCGCCGGATCGCCGCCGACGGCTGCCCGGCCGCCGATGCCGACGATTTCGTCCGCCGGTGCACCGCGGCCTTTGCGTTGTCCCGCATGCCGATCGACAAGGCCTGGTACGCCGAACTCAGTGCGGTCTCCGCCGTCGCCGCGGACATCGCCGGCGTCAGCACGACCCACATCAACCACCTGACGCCGCGCGTTCTCGACATCGACGAGCTGTACCGGCGGATGACGACCCGCGGCATCACCATGATCGACGCGATCCAGGGTCCGCCCCGGACTGACGGGCCGCCGGTGCTGTTGCGGCAGACGTCGTTTCGAGCTCTGGCCGAGCCACGCACGTTTCGCGGCCCCGACGGCACGGTGTTCGACGGCAGTCTGCGGGTGCGCTTCGGCGAGGTCGAGGCCCGCGGGGTGGCGCTGACCCGCGCCGGCCGGGAGCGCTACGACGTCGCGATGACCGATCAGGAGCACTGGGACCGGTACTTCCCCGCCACCGACACCGAGATGGCGGCGCAGGGCCTGGCCTATTACCGCGGCGGCGACCCCACGAAACCCGTTGTCTACGAAGACTTCCTGCCGGCCTCGGCGGCCGGCATCTTCCGGTCGAACCTGGACCAGGACGCGCAACCGACAGCCGCCGACGACACTGGCGACTACAGCCTCGACTGGATGGCGGGCGCCATCGGCCGGCACATCCATGACCCTTACGACCTCTACGAGAAAGCGGCATCATGA
- the amaB gene encoding L-piperidine-6-carboxylate dehydrogenase: MTSVQNQLLPTADQLRDRVRTALQAVGAHVTLGEPSAHGLHASTPITGEVLFTLPESTAEETDTAIAEAAQAFSTWRTTPAPVRGALVARLGELLVEHKADLGTLVTVEAGKITSEALGEVQEMIDVCQFAVGLSRQLYGRTIASERPGHRLMENWHPLGVVGVITAFNFPVAVWAWNAAIALVCGDTVVWKPSELTPLTAVACQALLERAAADVGAPTHVGRLVLGGREVGEQLVDDPRVALLSATGSVRMGQEIGPRVAQRFGKVLLELGGNNATIVTPSADLDLAVRGIVFAAAGTAGQRCTTLRRVIAHHSVADTLVQRIVTAYQSLPVGDPSAEGTLIGPLIHERSYRDMVGALEQARAEGGEVTGGERVQLHPSSYYVTPAVVRMPGQTAIVHQETFAPILYVLTYDTLDEAIALNNAVPQGLSSAIFTTDIREAERFMAADGSDCGIANVNIGTSGAEIGGAFGGEKQTGGGRESGSDSWKAYMRRATNTVNYSSELPLAQGVQFG; this comes from the coding sequence ATGACCTCTGTGCAGAATCAACTCTTGCCCACCGCCGATCAGCTCCGCGACCGCGTGCGGACCGCGCTACAGGCCGTCGGTGCTCACGTCACACTGGGTGAGCCCAGTGCCCATGGCCTGCATGCCAGCACGCCCATCACCGGCGAGGTGCTGTTCACGCTCCCGGAGAGCACCGCCGAGGAAACCGACACCGCGATCGCCGAGGCGGCACAGGCGTTTTCCACCTGGCGCACCACACCGGCACCGGTCCGGGGCGCACTCGTGGCCCGTCTGGGCGAACTGCTCGTCGAGCACAAGGCCGATCTGGGCACGCTGGTCACCGTCGAGGCCGGCAAGATCACCTCGGAGGCACTCGGCGAGGTGCAGGAGATGATCGACGTCTGCCAGTTCGCGGTCGGTCTCTCGCGCCAGCTCTACGGGCGCACCATCGCCTCCGAGCGGCCCGGACACCGGCTCATGGAGAACTGGCACCCGCTCGGGGTCGTCGGTGTCATCACCGCGTTCAATTTTCCCGTCGCCGTCTGGGCCTGGAACGCCGCCATCGCGCTGGTGTGCGGCGACACCGTGGTGTGGAAGCCCTCCGAACTCACTCCGCTGACCGCCGTCGCCTGCCAGGCGCTGTTGGAGCGCGCCGCGGCCGACGTCGGCGCCCCGACGCATGTCGGCCGGTTGGTACTGGGCGGCCGCGAAGTCGGCGAGCAGCTGGTCGACGACCCCCGCGTCGCGCTGCTGAGCGCGACGGGATCGGTGCGGATGGGGCAGGAGATCGGCCCGCGGGTGGCCCAGCGGTTCGGCAAGGTGCTGCTGGAGCTCGGCGGCAACAACGCGACCATCGTCACGCCGTCGGCCGATCTCGATCTCGCGGTGCGCGGCATCGTGTTCGCCGCCGCCGGGACCGCAGGCCAGCGGTGCACGACGCTGCGCCGCGTCATCGCGCACCACAGTGTGGCGGACACGCTGGTGCAGCGGATCGTCACCGCGTACCAGAGCCTGCCGGTCGGTGATCCGTCCGCGGAGGGCACCCTGATCGGGCCGCTGATCCACGAGCGGTCCTACCGCGACATGGTGGGCGCGCTGGAACAGGCGCGCGCCGAGGGCGGCGAGGTGACCGGCGGTGAGCGGGTGCAGCTGCACCCCAGCTCGTACTACGTGACGCCGGCGGTGGTCCGGATGCCGGGGCAGACGGCCATCGTGCACCAGGAGACGTTCGCGCCGATCCTCTACGTCCTGACCTACGACACCCTCGACGAGGCCATCGCCCTCAACAACGCCGTACCGCAAGGTCTTTCGTCGGCCATCTTCACCACCGACATCCGGGAGGCCGAACGCTTCATGGCCGCCGACGGGTCGGACTGCGGCATCGCCAACGTCAACATCGGCACCTCCGGCGCGGAAATCGGCGGCGCGTTCGGCGGCGAGAAGCAGACCGGCGGCGGCCGCGAATCCGGCTCCGATTCATGGAAGGCCTACATGCGCCGGGCCACCAACACCGTCAACTACTCCTCGGAACTGCCGTTGGCTCAAGGAGTGCAGTTCGGCTGA